Proteins encoded by one window of Ralstonia sp. RRA:
- a CDS encoding GNAT family protein: MIARGKLLLREWRESDIAQLLPLRNDVPMQLQLMTRPRPNSVASVRDWLIGKSKQSEVVLFIIASQTDDSVLGYLQLNHIDAVNRHASLGICLAQAAQGQGYGRAACEAAFAYASETLCLRKITLEVLAENTRAIALYEKLDFRHVGTLHAHYLQANRWHDVVLMERMLAP, from the coding sequence ATGATTGCGCGCGGCAAACTCCTGCTTCGGGAATGGCGCGAGAGCGACATTGCGCAACTGCTGCCGCTTCGCAACGATGTGCCAATGCAGCTCCAGTTGATGACACGTCCGCGGCCCAACTCCGTGGCCAGCGTGCGCGACTGGTTGATCGGAAAATCCAAGCAGAGCGAGGTAGTGCTGTTCATCATTGCCAGCCAGACGGATGACAGCGTGTTGGGCTATCTCCAGTTGAACCACATCGATGCGGTCAACCGGCATGCTTCGCTTGGCATCTGCCTGGCGCAGGCCGCACAGGGTCAAGGGTATGGGCGCGCCGCATGCGAAGCGGCATTTGCCTATGCCAGCGAAACACTGTGCCTGCGCAAGATCACGCTGGAAGTTCTGGCCGAGAACACGCGCGCCATCGCACTGTACGAGAAGCTCGATTTCCGGCATGTCGGCACGTTGCATGCGCACTACCTGCAAGCCAATCGCTGGCATGACGTTGTTCTCATGGAGCGGATGCTGGCGCCATGA
- a CDS encoding WbqC family protein — MNVVITQPMLFPWVGLLEQIVLADVLVNYADVQFSKGSFTNRVQIKEPAGTRWMTVPLEKFHLGARIDEVKPAVNVDWRAQHLRMLEQAYEAAPYAGDMLALVGTVYAVEYPNMGALALASMRAVCGYLGIELDRKFVDSPALNIPGRNTDRVLAIVRKLQGTKYITGHGAKNYLAHAEFEQHGITVEYMNYAMRPYQQLHGAFTPFVSSLDLIANHGTAGKQYLSPQTLNWREFTHE, encoded by the coding sequence ATGAACGTCGTCATTACCCAACCGATGCTGTTCCCCTGGGTCGGCCTGCTTGAGCAGATCGTGCTGGCGGACGTGCTCGTCAACTATGCCGACGTGCAGTTCTCCAAGGGCAGCTTCACCAACCGCGTGCAGATCAAAGAGCCCGCCGGCACGCGCTGGATGACGGTTCCGCTGGAAAAATTTCACCTGGGCGCGCGCATTGACGAGGTCAAACCCGCCGTCAACGTCGACTGGCGCGCGCAGCATCTGCGCATGCTGGAGCAGGCCTACGAGGCCGCGCCTTATGCTGGCGACATGCTGGCGCTGGTGGGCACGGTGTACGCGGTGGAGTACCCGAACATGGGTGCGCTGGCGCTGGCCTCCATGCGTGCGGTGTGCGGCTATCTGGGCATCGAACTGGACCGCAAGTTTGTCGACTCGCCTGCGTTGAACATCCCCGGCCGCAACACAGACCGCGTGCTGGCCATCGTGCGCAAGTTGCAAGGCACCAAGTACATCACCGGACACGGTGCCAAGAACTACCTGGCCCACGCCGAATTCGAGCAGCACGGCATCACCGTCGAATACATGAACTACGCCATGCGCCCGTACCAGCAACTCCACGGCGCATTCACCCCTTTTGTCAGCAGCCTCGACCTGATTGCCAATCACGGCACGGCAGGCAAGCAATACCTGAGCCCACAGACCCTCAACTGGCGCGAATTTACCCATGAATGA
- a CDS encoding cephalosporin hydroxylase family protein — MNDIEKFQGEVQQNIRSLGQDKDLQALSRIWLREVTTHKYHYNFTWMGVPIIQCPQDVLAMQQLIWEVKPDLIIETGIARGGSMIFYASMLELLAQSGHGDGKVLGIDIDIRQHNREAIEAHPMARRIQMLQGSSIDAGIIEQVKQIAAGKQRVLVALDSNHTHDHVLAELEAYAPLTSVGSYCVVFDTAVEDMPQAMFHDRPWGVGNNPKTAVHAYLRDHPEFVIDADIHHKLLITVAPDGYLKRVA; from the coding sequence ATGAATGACATCGAAAAGTTCCAAGGCGAAGTCCAGCAGAACATCCGCTCGCTGGGGCAGGACAAAGACCTGCAGGCACTGTCGCGCATCTGGCTGCGTGAAGTGACCACGCACAAGTACCACTACAACTTCACGTGGATGGGCGTGCCCATCATCCAGTGCCCGCAAGATGTGCTGGCCATGCAGCAACTGATCTGGGAAGTGAAACCAGACCTGATCATCGAAACCGGCATCGCGCGCGGTGGCTCGATGATCTTCTATGCGTCGATGCTGGAACTGCTGGCCCAGAGCGGCCATGGCGACGGCAAGGTGCTGGGGATCGACATCGACATCCGCCAGCACAACCGCGAGGCGATCGAGGCGCACCCGATGGCGCGACGCATCCAGATGCTGCAAGGCTCCAGCATCGATGCGGGCATCATCGAGCAGGTCAAGCAGATTGCCGCGGGCAAACAACGGGTGCTGGTGGCGCTGGACTCCAACCATACCCACGACCATGTACTGGCCGAACTGGAAGCCTACGCACCGCTCACCAGCGTGGGCAGCTACTGCGTGGTGTTCGACACCGCCGTCGAAGACATGCCGCAAGCGATGTTCCACGATCGCCCGTGGGGCGTCGGCAACAACCCGAAGACCGCCGTGCATGCCTACCTGCGTGACCACCCGGAATTCGTGATCGACGCCGACATCCACCACAAGCTCCTGATTACCGTCGCACCGGACGGCTATCTGAAGCGCGTTGCCTGA
- a CDS encoding glycosyltransferase family A protein: MDSTKTTPTHAIALSICIPTYNRARYLENLLEELVAQIGVLKHSYELLIGDNCSGDATEQVVARYQDRLNIRYFRRPSNLGSAENLNQLYRSAQGKYVLYHADDDLPILSEINNNLDIFERNPGVGVIFAPWMIHDLPDRRDIMPFYHQDDDYLIEQRDYPKLLALILSHHIFPEIYLARREVLDTLYFSAPEHAFWAFAHSAEMLGSYALYFSKTPFYRSVTRYFADETRAQAGTEEVKHAWDRYRGGLEYVFGKFSHTLQPQERQEWLNAINQFVLTRMKVALRLRTNEGGNWIDNYYIANRVRALGEVADLPAPYDLYRVNAAFEYLAKLDPFKPQPPKYATLRRAPLQIFHHAHGFAGTEFLVLDDDAAIPHHTIVVTPIPMDIPVPAGREVRFVSELETLAKFP, encoded by the coding sequence ATGGACTCCACCAAGACGACGCCGACCCACGCCATCGCGCTAAGCATCTGCATCCCGACCTACAACCGGGCGCGCTACCTGGAAAATTTGCTGGAAGAGTTGGTCGCACAAATCGGCGTGCTGAAACACAGCTATGAGCTGCTGATTGGTGACAACTGCTCAGGCGACGCCACCGAACAGGTCGTGGCGCGTTACCAGGATCGGCTGAACATCCGGTATTTCCGGCGCCCGTCCAACCTCGGTTCCGCTGAAAACCTGAACCAGCTCTACCGCAGCGCACAGGGCAAATACGTCCTCTACCACGCCGATGACGACCTGCCGATTCTGTCCGAGATCAACAACAACCTCGATATCTTCGAGCGCAACCCTGGAGTAGGCGTCATCTTCGCGCCGTGGATGATTCACGACCTGCCCGACCGGCGGGACATCATGCCCTTCTACCACCAGGACGACGACTATCTGATCGAGCAGCGGGACTACCCCAAGCTGCTGGCGCTGATCCTGTCGCACCACATCTTCCCGGAGATCTACCTGGCGCGCCGCGAAGTCCTCGACACACTGTACTTCAGCGCACCGGAACACGCGTTCTGGGCATTCGCGCACTCGGCGGAAATGCTGGGGTCGTACGCGCTCTATTTCAGCAAGACGCCGTTCTACCGATCCGTGACGCGTTACTTTGCTGACGAAACCCGCGCCCAGGCAGGCACGGAAGAGGTCAAGCACGCATGGGACCGCTATCGTGGCGGCTTGGAATACGTGTTCGGCAAGTTCTCGCACACACTGCAACCGCAAGAGCGGCAGGAGTGGCTAAACGCCATCAACCAGTTCGTCCTAACGCGCATGAAGGTAGCGCTGCGCCTGCGCACGAATGAAGGTGGCAACTGGATCGACAACTACTACATCGCCAACCGCGTTCGCGCGCTGGGTGAGGTGGCTGATCTGCCCGCTCCTTATGACCTCTACCGCGTCAACGCCGCGTTTGAATACCTGGCCAAGCTCGATCCGTTCAAGCCTCAGCCGCCGAAGTACGCCACCCTGCGCCGCGCGCCGCTGCAGATCTTCCATCACGCGCACGGTTTTGCCGGGACGGAGTTCCTGGTGCTCGACGACGACGCAGCCATTCCGCATCACACCATCGTCGTAACGCCAATTCCGATGGACATTCCGGTGCCAGCCGGCCGCGAAGTCCGCTTCGTGTCGGAACTCGAAACGCTCGCCAAATTTCCCTGA
- the fliE gene encoding flagellar hook-basal body complex protein FliE — protein sequence MDFSNANSVVSLMNSVLAPSSAVGSGTASGSATQPSVDFGSVLKSSLDKVDASQQKAESISRSFEMGNNDVDLHDVMLSLQKANIDLQTAVQVRNKLVSAYQSIMGMSI from the coding sequence ATGGATTTCTCCAACGCCAATTCCGTGGTCTCGCTGATGAACAGCGTGCTGGCACCATCCAGCGCGGTCGGCAGCGGCACTGCCAGCGGTAGCGCCACGCAACCCAGTGTCGACTTCGGCTCGGTGCTCAAGTCGTCGCTGGACAAGGTCGATGCTTCACAGCAGAAGGCCGAGTCCATCTCGCGCAGCTTTGAGATGGGCAACAACGATGTGGACCTTCACGACGTGATGCTCTCGCTGCAGAAGGCCAACATCGACCTGCAGACCGCCGTGCAGGTGCGCAACAAGCTGGTCTCGGCATACCAGAGCATCATGGGCATGTCGATCTGA